A genomic stretch from Amycolatopsis sp. 195334CR includes:
- a CDS encoding cupin domain-containing protein: protein MHPEILDQDGYTSVAVTDAPVRELFPGIRLRPLWTSPAGAHANVLEMDPGSTWPHRDVHEPGPEEVYVVAGTFHDGARDYPAGTFLHAPAGTWHVPSSTTGCTLFLFYPEG from the coding sequence ATGCACCCCGAAATCCTCGACCAGGACGGCTACACCTCCGTCGCGGTCACCGACGCGCCCGTCCGCGAACTCTTCCCCGGCATCCGCCTGCGTCCACTGTGGACCAGTCCGGCCGGTGCCCACGCCAACGTGCTGGAGATGGACCCCGGTTCGACCTGGCCCCACCGCGACGTCCACGAACCCGGCCCGGAGGAGGTGTACGTGGTCGCGGGCACCTTCCACGACGGCGCGCGCGACTACCCGGCCGGGACGTTCCTGCACGCCCCGGCCGGCACCTGGCACGTCCCGTCGAGCACCACCGGCTGCACCCTGTTCCTCTTCTACCCGGAGGGTTAG
- a CDS encoding glycosyltransferase family 39 protein, which produces MAVPRLATGPVALVAATVAVVHLVLAAVPRAWFDEDLMLAIGRHHLDWGAVDQPPLTPLLARLADTIAPGSQFVLALPAVLAAAGAVLLTALMARELGGDSRAQTLAALGQGTCVAAAQFGHWLTPYSLEPALWAGIFWLLLRWLRLRDDRLLLALGVLAGLTAQTRFQVMALALVVVTAIVLTGPRALLGRPAFWAGTAIALAIAAPTLLWQAANGWPQLAMAEVVSAENSLIYGSPLLVAGHGLAVTGPLTLGLAVCGLVALYREPRWRELRFLGVTFAILFAIVVITSGRHYYLLSLYSVLVALGAVALQHRREAGRRRAAWPVVALSVVLAVAGLASSVVLASPKFADPLVAATARAYHDLPPWQRERTAIGANPYVYAAYLDAAAPELELPAAASPNRAYGWFPPPPDSQDHLLLAGEPDQLRPWFTHLRALTTVHATTPLGTYGGLVPEATTIWLLSGRNTPWTEIWPALRGLALEP; this is translated from the coding sequence ATGGCAGTTCCGCGGCTCGCCACCGGCCCCGTCGCGCTGGTCGCCGCCACCGTCGCCGTGGTCCACCTCGTGCTGGCCGCCGTGCCCCGCGCCTGGTTCGACGAGGACCTGATGCTGGCGATCGGCCGCCACCACCTCGACTGGGGCGCGGTCGACCAGCCGCCGCTGACCCCGTTGCTGGCCCGCCTCGCCGACACGATCGCCCCCGGCTCGCAGTTCGTGCTGGCCCTGCCCGCGGTCCTCGCCGCGGCCGGCGCGGTGCTGCTGACCGCGCTCATGGCCAGGGAACTCGGCGGCGATTCCCGGGCGCAGACGCTGGCCGCGCTCGGCCAGGGCACCTGCGTCGCGGCCGCCCAGTTCGGCCACTGGCTGACCCCGTACTCGCTCGAACCCGCGCTGTGGGCCGGAATCTTCTGGCTGCTGCTGCGCTGGCTCCGGCTCCGCGACGACCGGCTGCTGCTCGCGCTCGGTGTCCTCGCCGGACTCACCGCGCAGACCCGGTTCCAGGTGATGGCGCTGGCGCTCGTGGTGGTCACCGCGATCGTGCTGACCGGGCCGCGCGCGTTGCTGGGCCGCCCGGCTTTCTGGGCGGGCACGGCGATCGCGCTGGCGATCGCGGCCCCGACGCTGCTCTGGCAGGCGGCGAACGGCTGGCCCCAGCTCGCCATGGCGGAGGTGGTCTCGGCCGAGAACTCGCTCATCTACGGCAGTCCGCTGCTCGTCGCGGGACACGGACTCGCCGTCACCGGCCCGCTCACGCTCGGGCTCGCGGTGTGCGGACTGGTCGCGCTGTACCGCGAGCCGCGGTGGCGCGAACTCCGCTTCCTCGGTGTGACGTTTGCGATCCTGTTCGCGATCGTGGTGATCACTTCCGGTCGCCACTACTACCTGCTGTCCCTGTACAGCGTTCTCGTCGCACTCGGCGCGGTGGCGTTGCAGCACCGGCGGGAAGCGGGACGGCGGCGCGCCGCGTGGCCGGTGGTCGCGCTCAGCGTGGTGCTGGCCGTGGCCGGGCTCGCGTCCTCGGTTGTGCTGGCGTCGCCCAAGTTCGCCGACCCGCTGGTCGCCGCGACCGCCCGCGCGTACCACGATCTTCCGCCGTGGCAACGAGAACGCACAGCCATCGGGGCTAACCCCTACGTCTACGCGGCCTATTTGGACGCTGCCGCACCGGAGCTGGAACTGCCCGCCGCGGCCAGCCCGAACCGCGCCTACGGCTGGTTCCCGCCGCCCCCGGACAGCCAGGACCACCTGCTCCTGGCCGGTGAACCGGACCAGTTGCGCCCGTGGTTCACCCACCTCCGCGCGCTGACGACGGTCCACGCGACCACACCGCTGGGCACCTACGGCGGACTGGTGCCGGAGGCGACCACGATCTGGCTGCTCAGTGGCCGGAACACCCCGTGGACGGAGATCTGGCCCGCCCTGCGTGGTCTCGCACTCGAACCGTGA
- a CDS encoding serine hydrolase yields the protein MRIPRTGQRIATALLGAALLTGTATAAEPGYRPAEFRRDVRTLHEDGIIGVQARISTRHGQWTATSGKSDVDTGRPVSPHSSFRIASNTKTFVAVVLLQLVGEGKLGLDDTVERHLPGLIRGNGNDGRAITVRQLLQHTSGLAEYRADWPPTPEFFEQNRYRHYEPGELVAIALKHPPTGRGHSYSNTNYVVAGMIIRAVTGNSWAAEVRDRVIVPLGLTGTSVPGDDPSMPEPTARGYQQWFPGPLVTDVTEQNRTGSDAAGAIISTTADLGEFFRALLGGRLLRPAQLAEMQRVVPVEDGLQTGYGLGLVPYRLSCGGVYWGHGGQTTGYLSTVGVSADGKRSIVLSLTGLTAKNPADLDKPRKLSERMVDRALC from the coding sequence ATGCGAATCCCACGAACGGGCCAGAGAATCGCCACCGCGCTGCTGGGCGCGGCACTGCTCACCGGAACGGCCACCGCCGCGGAACCCGGCTACCGCCCGGCCGAGTTCCGCCGTGACGTGCGCACGCTGCACGAGGACGGGATCATCGGCGTGCAGGCGCGGATCAGCACCCGGCACGGCCAGTGGACCGCGACCAGCGGTAAGTCCGATGTGGACACCGGACGGCCGGTGTCCCCGCACAGCAGCTTCCGGATCGCCAGCAACACCAAGACGTTCGTCGCCGTGGTGCTGCTCCAGCTGGTCGGCGAGGGCAAGCTCGGCCTCGACGACACGGTGGAGCGGCACCTGCCCGGCCTGATCCGCGGCAACGGCAACGACGGCCGCGCGATCACCGTCCGGCAGTTGCTCCAGCACACCAGCGGCCTGGCCGAGTACCGGGCGGACTGGCCGCCGACGCCGGAGTTCTTCGAGCAGAACCGGTACCGCCACTACGAACCCGGGGAACTGGTGGCCATCGCGCTGAAGCACCCGCCGACCGGGAGGGGGCATTCCTACTCCAACACCAACTACGTGGTGGCCGGGATGATCATCCGCGCGGTGACCGGGAACTCCTGGGCCGCCGAGGTCCGCGACCGGGTGATCGTCCCCTTGGGACTGACCGGGACCAGCGTGCCCGGCGACGACCCGTCGATGCCCGAGCCCACCGCCCGCGGTTACCAGCAGTGGTTCCCCGGCCCGCTGGTCACCGACGTGACCGAGCAGAACCGGACCGGCAGCGACGCGGCGGGCGCGATCATCAGCACCACCGCCGACCTGGGCGAGTTCTTCCGCGCCCTGCTCGGCGGGCGGCTGCTGCGACCGGCCCAGCTGGCCGAAATGCAGCGGGTGGTGCCGGTCGAGGACGGCCTGCAGACCGGGTACGGCCTCGGGCTCGTCCCGTACCGGCTCAGCTGCGGCGGGGTCTACTGGGGCCACGGCGGGCAGACCACCGGGTACCTCAGCACGGTCGGCGTGTCCGCCGACGGCAAGCGGTCCATCGTGTTGTCCCTCACCGGCCTGACCGCGAAGAACCCGGCCGACCTCGACAAGCCGAGGAAGCTCAGCGAGCGGATGGTCGACCGGGCCCTCTGCTAA
- a CDS encoding amidohydrolase has product MRTLHHLERSALDATATILLPDTVVTVDETTEGAEAVLVFGTEIAAVGSVADCRQAAVKLGHPAPEERRLPGALLPGFIDPHAHPLMYGQMMTWVDCGPGRASSIPEIVALLSEAAARTPDGRPVRGYGYEHRNLAEKRHPRKEELDAVAADREVYLMNASGHGGVVNSYTLARNGVTRDTPDPDGGVFFRDEHGELTGELSDAACNILTGVSGVKVGHHGPNFHLADEPEEHLRQLAVAQEKFLAAGVTSIGDAQVTRREFDMYLRLAEAGQLTTRVHLYLLSHLLDQALEMGLHGAFGNAHLSFAGIKFYADGTLGGWTAYFPDGYVGDPCRTGQLYHDPADYAELIAKAHAAGLQTATHAQSPDAIAMVLDAIEAAQRENPRPDARHRIEHCGLPTPEQIARMAALGVHPVNQPQHYYNWGEGVTDAIGTPGERFNPLGEFQAAGVPVTLSSDAPVAEPNPLEAIQTAVTRVTRRGHRLGGDELLIDVRSAVAAHTLAGARALGREHELGSITPGKRADFVLLAADPLTTESGRLADIPVLETWVGGEVQHRDARRETA; this is encoded by the coding sequence ATGCGCACGCTGCACCACCTCGAACGGTCCGCTCTCGACGCCACCGCCACGATCCTGCTCCCCGACACCGTGGTGACCGTGGACGAGACGACCGAGGGTGCCGAGGCGGTGCTCGTGTTCGGCACGGAGATCGCCGCCGTGGGTTCGGTGGCGGACTGCCGTCAGGCCGCGGTGAAGCTCGGCCACCCGGCGCCGGAGGAACGGCGGCTGCCCGGCGCCTTGCTGCCCGGGTTCATCGATCCGCACGCGCACCCGCTGATGTACGGCCAGATGATGACCTGGGTGGACTGCGGCCCCGGCCGGGCGTCGAGCATTCCGGAGATCGTCGCGCTGCTGAGCGAGGCCGCCGCGCGCACGCCGGACGGCAGGCCGGTCCGCGGGTACGGCTACGAGCACCGCAACCTCGCCGAGAAACGCCACCCCCGCAAGGAAGAACTCGACGCGGTCGCGGCCGATCGCGAGGTCTACCTGATGAACGCCAGCGGGCACGGCGGCGTGGTCAACAGCTACACGCTGGCGCGCAACGGTGTCACCCGCGACACCCCCGATCCCGACGGCGGCGTGTTCTTCCGCGACGAGCACGGCGAACTCACCGGCGAACTGTCCGACGCGGCGTGCAACATCCTCACCGGGGTGTCCGGGGTGAAGGTCGGCCACCACGGGCCGAACTTCCACCTCGCCGACGAACCCGAGGAGCACCTGCGGCAACTCGCCGTGGCGCAGGAGAAGTTCCTCGCCGCCGGGGTGACGTCGATCGGCGACGCGCAGGTCACGCGCCGCGAGTTCGACATGTACCTGCGCCTGGCCGAAGCCGGTCAGCTCACCACGCGAGTGCACCTGTACCTGCTGTCGCACCTGCTCGACCAGGCGCTGGAAATGGGGCTGCACGGCGCTTTCGGCAACGCGCACCTGTCGTTCGCCGGCATCAAGTTCTACGCCGACGGCACGCTCGGCGGCTGGACCGCGTACTTCCCCGACGGGTACGTCGGCGACCCGTGCCGCACCGGGCAGCTCTACCACGACCCGGCGGACTACGCCGAGCTGATCGCGAAGGCGCACGCGGCCGGGCTGCAGACCGCGACCCACGCCCAGTCCCCCGACGCGATCGCGATGGTGCTCGACGCCATCGAGGCCGCGCAGCGGGAGAACCCGCGTCCCGACGCCCGTCACCGCATCGAGCACTGTGGACTCCCGACGCCGGAGCAGATCGCGCGAATGGCCGCGCTCGGCGTGCACCCGGTCAACCAGCCCCAGCACTACTACAACTGGGGCGAGGGCGTGACCGACGCGATCGGCACGCCCGGCGAGCGGTTCAACCCGCTGGGCGAGTTCCAGGCCGCGGGCGTGCCGGTCACGCTCAGCTCGGACGCCCCGGTCGCCGAGCCCAACCCGCTCGAAGCCATCCAGACCGCGGTGACCAGGGTGACCCGTCGCGGTCACCGCCTCGGCGGGGACGAGCTGCTCATCGACGTGCGCTCGGCGGTGGCCGCGCACACCCTCGCCGGTGCCCGCGCGCTCGGGCGCGAGCACGAACTCGGCTCCATCACCCCCGGCAAGCGAGCCGACTTCGTGCTGCTCGCCGCCGACCCGCTCACCACCGAATCCGGTCGCCTCGCGGACATCCCCGTGCTGGAGACCTGGGTCGGCGGCGAAGTCCAGCACCGCGACGCCCGCCGGGAGACCGCATGA
- a CDS encoding GlxA family transcriptional regulator: MHRVVALVRPVQSTFELGCAAEVFGTDRAGVPRHYAFEVCTETPGPVPTSAGYAMSVKRGLSALAAADTVIIPGWAPIDAPLSPRVRRALLRAHARGARLVTICSGVFALARTGLLDGRSATTHWARAEQLRQEFPEVRVEPDRLYVDHGDVATSAGAGAGIDLCLHLVRRDHGAAHAALVARHMVMPPHRDGGQVQYAPPAPPEDALDGLLDWAGARLGTPLSVADLAAHLNVSSRTLARRFAEQLGTSPGAWLLSRRVAEARTLLERTNLPVDTIATRVGLTSAVNLRRRFHTLVGTTPGAYRRAFRVT, encoded by the coding sequence ATGCATCGTGTGGTGGCCCTCGTCCGGCCGGTGCAGTCGACCTTCGAGCTCGGCTGCGCCGCCGAGGTCTTCGGCACCGACCGGGCCGGCGTTCCCCGGCACTACGCCTTCGAGGTGTGCACGGAGACGCCGGGCCCGGTGCCGACCTCGGCCGGGTACGCGATGTCCGTGAAACGGGGGTTGTCCGCACTTGCGGCCGCGGACACCGTGATCATTCCCGGCTGGGCCCCGATCGACGCGCCACTGTCGCCACGCGTGCGCCGTGCACTGTTGCGGGCACACGCCCGCGGCGCCCGGCTCGTCACCATCTGCTCCGGCGTGTTCGCGCTGGCCCGCACCGGACTGCTCGACGGCCGCTCGGCGACCACGCACTGGGCACGCGCCGAGCAGCTGCGGCAGGAGTTCCCCGAGGTGCGCGTGGAACCGGACCGGCTCTACGTGGACCACGGCGACGTCGCCACCAGCGCCGGGGCCGGTGCCGGGATCGACCTGTGCCTGCACCTGGTCCGGCGGGACCACGGCGCCGCGCACGCCGCACTCGTCGCGCGGCACATGGTGATGCCGCCGCACCGCGACGGCGGCCAGGTGCAGTACGCCCCGCCCGCGCCACCGGAGGACGCGCTCGACGGCCTGCTCGACTGGGCGGGCGCCCGCCTCGGCACGCCGTTGTCGGTGGCCGATCTGGCCGCGCACCTCAACGTCTCGTCCCGCACGCTGGCCCGGCGCTTCGCCGAGCAGCTCGGCACGAGCCCCGGCGCGTGGCTGTTGTCCCGCCGGGTCGCCGAGGCACGCACGTTGCTGGAGCGGACGAACCTGCCGGTGGACACGATCGCCACCCGCGTCGGCCTGACTTCGGCGGTCAACCTGCGCCGCCGCTTCCACACCCTGGTCGGCACCACCCCGGGTGCCTACCGCCGGGCGTTCCGCGTCACGTGA
- a CDS encoding LysR family transcriptional regulator, producing the protein MPEIRELRYFRAVAEDLNITHAAARLGIAQPPLSRAMRQLERRLGVALFDRTGPRLALTPAGETLLKESAVVLGALDTAVRHTRHSSAPGLVVTAKPGVATELLHRIRTRLPSEVRIVVSGFGEQADMVRDGRADVAVAACVDGHGLDTELLTTEPRVAALPAGHELAGREVLSAADLVAEPAPRVAGHGHWLGARDRPNGPVVRDSAQLLEVVALGQGVALVPASLAARNVRPDVTYRPVPDAPPYRTLLIWRAGSRSPELRRFVRAVTRITTASA; encoded by the coding sequence ATGCCGGAGATCCGGGAACTGCGGTACTTCCGCGCCGTCGCCGAGGACCTGAACATCACGCACGCCGCCGCGCGGCTCGGCATCGCGCAGCCGCCGCTGTCGCGGGCCATGCGGCAGCTGGAGCGACGGCTCGGGGTCGCGCTCTTCGACCGCACCGGCCCGCGCCTGGCCCTGACCCCGGCCGGGGAGACCCTGCTCAAGGAAAGCGCCGTGGTGCTCGGCGCGCTCGACACCGCCGTGCGGCACACGCGGCACTCCAGCGCGCCCGGCCTGGTGGTCACCGCGAAACCGGGCGTGGCCACGGAGTTGCTGCACCGCATCCGAACGCGGCTGCCGTCGGAAGTCCGGATCGTGGTGAGCGGCTTCGGCGAGCAGGCCGACATGGTGCGCGACGGCCGCGCGGACGTGGCGGTCGCCGCCTGCGTCGACGGCCACGGCCTCGACACCGAACTGCTCACCACCGAACCCCGCGTCGCGGCCCTCCCCGCCGGGCACGAACTGGCCGGACGCGAAGTCCTCAGCGCCGCCGATCTCGTGGCCGAACCGGCGCCGCGGGTCGCCGGTCACGGGCACTGGCTGGGCGCGCGCGACCGCCCCAACGGGCCGGTCGTCCGGGACAGCGCCCAGTTGCTGGAAGTGGTGGCGCTCGGCCAAGGTGTGGCGCTGGTGCCCGCCTCGCTGGCCGCGCGGAACGTCCGTCCCGACGTGACCTACCGCCCGGTGCCCGACGCGCCGCCGTACCGGACGCTGCTGATCTGGCGGGCGGGCAGCCGCTCGCCGGAGCTCCGCCGGTTCGTGCGAGCCGTGACCCGGATCACCACAGCGAGCGCTTGA
- a CDS encoding VOC family protein, which yields MRLTSVRIITDDVARLVGFYEQATGLTAHWRAERFAELAGLAIGGAETTNAAVPASNRTAIVEFQVDDVDREYARLAELAPEIVQEPTTMPWGNRSLLFRDPDGNLVNFFRPPAG from the coding sequence GTGCGCCTCACCTCCGTCCGCATCATCACCGACGACGTCGCCCGCCTCGTCGGTTTCTACGAGCAGGCCACCGGCCTGACCGCGCACTGGCGGGCCGAGCGGTTCGCCGAGCTCGCCGGGTTGGCCATCGGTGGTGCCGAGACCACGAACGCCGCGGTCCCCGCGTCGAACCGGACCGCGATCGTGGAATTCCAGGTCGACGACGTCGACCGCGAGTACGCGCGGCTCGCCGAACTGGCCCCGGAGATCGTGCAGGAGCCGACCACCATGCCGTGGGGCAACCGCTCCCTGCTCTTCCGCGACCCCGACGGCAACCTGGTCAACTTCTTCCGGCCGCCGGCCGGCTGA
- a CDS encoding SGNH/GDSL hydrolase family protein yields the protein MKRFAGILAVVLVVAGASPAAAVCALDQVHTPGRVQEAGSSLRFSWPGVHFEGRFRGTGIGVTLQDPAADYEIQVDGSTRATLVTPAPGTHWVHGLPDAEHTVRLVKRSESPWATSTFGGFAAAPGGVLLGKPAARTRQIEFIGDSYTAGYGNLSTSRDCTGDQVNRTTSADRAFGALTARRLGADYQLNAFSGRGMVRNYNGGEPGTDYRTYYDRALLAVAGDVWRKPASWRPQLVVVGLGINDFSTALNPGEPWTPESLVAAYKAAYHGFLDKLRARYGPDTIIVVSSTHLSNTSVFTQTAQQIVTERGDRVRHWYYAETGLDYLGCHWHPSAHDHEVIAQRLGDFVATLPLNW from the coding sequence ATGAAGCGTTTCGCCGGAATTCTCGCGGTGGTGCTCGTGGTGGCCGGGGCCTCGCCCGCCGCCGCGGTGTGTGCGCTCGACCAGGTCCACACCCCCGGCCGCGTTCAGGAAGCCGGGTCGTCGCTCAGGTTCAGCTGGCCCGGGGTCCACTTCGAGGGGCGGTTCCGCGGCACCGGCATCGGCGTCACCCTGCAGGATCCGGCGGCCGACTACGAGATCCAGGTCGACGGGAGCACCCGGGCCACCCTGGTGACCCCCGCGCCCGGCACGCACTGGGTGCACGGCCTGCCCGACGCCGAGCACACCGTCCGGCTGGTCAAGCGCAGTGAAAGCCCTTGGGCCACCAGCACCTTCGGCGGGTTCGCCGCCGCGCCGGGCGGGGTGCTCCTCGGCAAGCCCGCCGCGCGCACCCGGCAGATCGAGTTCATCGGCGACTCCTACACCGCGGGCTACGGCAACCTGTCCACCAGCCGCGACTGCACCGGCGACCAGGTCAACCGGACCACCAGCGCCGACCGGGCCTTCGGCGCGCTGACCGCTCGCCGGCTGGGCGCCGACTACCAGCTCAACGCCTTCTCCGGCCGCGGCATGGTGCGCAACTACAACGGCGGTGAGCCCGGCACCGACTACCGCACCTACTACGACCGCGCGCTGCTCGCCGTCGCCGGTGACGTGTGGCGGAAACCGGCGAGCTGGCGGCCGCAGCTGGTGGTGGTCGGCCTGGGCATCAACGACTTCTCCACCGCGCTCAACCCCGGCGAGCCGTGGACCCCCGAAAGCCTTGTCGCCGCGTACAAAGCCGCCTACCACGGGTTCCTCGACAAGCTCCGCGCCCGCTACGGCCCGGACACGATCATCGTCGTCAGTTCCACCCACCTGTCCAACACCTCGGTGTTCACCCAGACCGCGCAGCAGATCGTGACCGAGCGCGGCGACCGCGTCCGCCACTGGTACTACGCCGAAACCGGCTTGGACTACCTCGGCTGCCACTGGCATCCGTCCGCCCACGACCACGAGGTCATCGCCCAGCGGCTCGGCGATTTTGTCGCCACCCTGCCGCTGAACTGGTGA
- a CDS encoding MFS transporter: MTHDLRTPPLRRARKAGLAAFVGTTIEWYDFYIYATAASLVFGTVFFPETGDRLTGIAASFATYAVGFFARPLGGIVFGHVGDRVGRKTALVVTLTMMGAATFLVGCLPGYGQIGAWAPILLVLLRFVQGLAVGGEWGGAVLMAVEHAPPEKKTFYGSFAQAGNPAGALLATGLFSLLSLGGTEFLNDWGWRIPFFASALLIVVGLIVRSTVEESPVFAEAAESEAGVPLVYALRTNWKPILLGVCVLPVALGGYYLVTTFATAYATDPSVGVSESLVLNALSIAAFVELVLTFGTAWLGDRFGRVRVVVLGLVAVAVLAAPQFLVFSTKDSLLIITVFVVMRLAMTATYAPIAAVLSQMFRPRARYTSISLSYQVAGALFGGLSPLVSTLLFQATGSIWPVIGLLIGMCVLSLVCVLLAPQHTDEVTT, encoded by the coding sequence ATGACGCACGACCTCCGCACCCCGCCGCTCCGGCGCGCCCGCAAGGCCGGGCTCGCCGCCTTCGTCGGCACCACCATCGAGTGGTACGACTTCTACATCTACGCCACCGCCGCGAGCCTGGTCTTCGGCACGGTGTTCTTCCCCGAGACCGGCGACCGGCTGACCGGGATCGCGGCCTCGTTCGCCACCTACGCGGTCGGGTTCTTCGCCCGCCCGCTCGGCGGCATCGTGTTCGGCCACGTCGGTGACCGGGTGGGCCGCAAGACCGCGCTCGTGGTGACGCTGACCATGATGGGCGCGGCCACCTTCCTCGTCGGCTGCCTGCCCGGGTACGGCCAGATCGGGGCGTGGGCGCCGATCCTGCTGGTGCTGCTGCGGTTCGTGCAGGGCCTCGCGGTGGGTGGCGAGTGGGGTGGTGCGGTGCTGATGGCCGTCGAGCACGCGCCGCCGGAGAAGAAGACGTTCTACGGCAGCTTCGCGCAGGCGGGCAACCCGGCGGGCGCGCTGCTGGCGACCGGGCTGTTCAGCCTGCTGAGCCTGGGCGGCACGGAGTTCCTCAACGACTGGGGCTGGCGGATTCCGTTCTTCGCCTCGGCGCTGCTGATCGTGGTCGGCCTGATCGTGCGGTCCACTGTGGAGGAATCACCGGTGTTCGCCGAAGCGGCCGAGTCCGAGGCCGGGGTGCCGCTGGTCTACGCCCTGCGCACGAACTGGAAGCCGATCCTGCTGGGCGTGTGCGTGCTGCCCGTCGCGCTCGGCGGGTACTACCTGGTCACCACCTTCGCCACCGCGTACGCCACCGATCCCTCGGTGGGGGTGTCGGAATCGCTCGTGCTCAACGCGCTCAGCATCGCCGCCTTCGTCGAACTGGTGCTCACCTTCGGCACGGCGTGGCTCGGGGACCGCTTCGGCCGGGTGCGCGTGGTCGTGCTCGGCCTGGTGGCGGTCGCCGTGCTGGCCGCACCGCAGTTCCTGGTGTTCTCGACGAAGGATTCGCTGTTGATCATCACCGTGTTCGTGGTGATGCGCCTGGCGATGACGGCCACCTACGCGCCGATCGCGGCCGTGCTGTCGCAGATGTTCCGGCCGCGGGCGCGGTACACCAGCATCTCGCTGTCCTACCAGGTGGCGGGTGCGCTCTTCGGCGGGTTGTCGCCGCTGGTCTCGACGCTGCTGTTCCAGGCGACGGGCAGCATCTGGCCGGTGATCGGGTTGCTGATCGGGATGTGCGTGCTCAGCCTGGTGTGCGTGCTGCTCGCCCCGCAGCACACCGACGAGGTCACCACCTGA
- a CDS encoding SDR family NAD(P)-dependent oxidoreductase: MTEAALVTGGGKGIGRAIVQRLAEHGFTVYQGVRGEAEGGPGIRPVRLDVTDPDSVAAAVSTIEAESGRLDVLVNNAGIMTEWGVRADQVTAEHLREVYEVNVFGVVTVTSACLPLLRRSAGARIVNVSSGLGSLGVLSGLSGRGFLAYSSSKAALNALTLLYADALRADGIKVNATSPGLVPTDQNAEAPFPRGTRTPFDGAVVPVALATLPPDGPTGTFRGPNSLDEVIPW; this comes from the coding sequence ATGACCGAAGCAGCACTCGTCACCGGCGGTGGCAAAGGTATCGGGCGGGCGATCGTCCAGCGGCTGGCCGAGCACGGGTTCACCGTGTACCAAGGAGTCCGCGGGGAGGCGGAAGGCGGGCCGGGCATCCGCCCGGTGCGGTTGGACGTCACCGACCCGGATTCCGTGGCGGCGGCCGTCTCCACGATCGAGGCCGAGTCGGGACGACTGGACGTGCTGGTGAACAACGCCGGGATCATGACCGAATGGGGGGTGCGGGCCGACCAGGTCACCGCCGAGCACCTGCGCGAGGTGTACGAGGTCAACGTTTTCGGGGTGGTCACGGTGACCTCGGCGTGCCTGCCGCTGCTCCGCCGCTCGGCGGGCGCGCGGATCGTGAACGTCTCCAGCGGGCTCGGTTCATTGGGTGTCCTCAGTGGACTCTCCGGGCGGGGGTTCCTGGCATACAGCTCGTCGAAGGCGGCGCTGAACGCGCTGACCCTGCTCTACGCCGATGCCCTGCGCGCCGACGGGATCAAGGTCAACGCCACCAGTCCCGGGCTGGTGCCGACCGACCAGAACGCCGAGGCGCCCTTCCCGCGCGGGACTCGCACTCCGTTCGATGGCGCAGTGGTCCCCGTCGCCCTCGCGACCCTTCCACCGGACGGCCCGACCGGCACCTTCCGCGGTCCGAACTCCCTGGACGAGGTCATCCCCTGGTGA
- a CDS encoding Lrp/AsnC family transcriptional regulator, translating into MGLDDALVAALRADGRMSVADLAQRVGASRSAVSARLEQLKADGSLTVIAAVHPEFLGLTAYAHLAIRTSGRSRATAEAIAALPAAAFVSAVSGEYQVVAELRLPDSAALYRTVADIRGLPDVELVNTLLYVDVRKGLFMPGRPLAPGLRIDDRDLAIMLRLQSDGRESFARTAQHVGLSPSATRTRVGYLVEHEVIRIAPVLSRARPDAGLVCGIGLNVRGAGDAVTEALAVRDDVEFLARTIGRFDVVATIAARAARELDEVLEEIGGREDVVSTEAWVHLRIAKERYEWPLPELT; encoded by the coding sequence TTGGGCCTCGACGACGCGCTGGTCGCCGCGTTGCGCGCGGACGGCCGGATGAGCGTGGCGGACCTGGCGCAGCGCGTCGGCGCCTCGCGCTCGGCCGTGTCCGCCCGGTTGGAGCAGTTGAAGGCCGACGGCTCGCTCACCGTGATCGCGGCGGTCCACCCCGAATTCCTCGGCCTGACCGCCTACGCGCACCTGGCCATCCGCACCTCGGGCCGGTCCCGCGCGACGGCGGAGGCGATCGCGGCGCTGCCCGCGGCGGCGTTCGTCTCGGCGGTCAGCGGGGAGTACCAGGTGGTCGCCGAACTGCGGCTGCCGGACTCCGCGGCGCTCTACCGCACGGTGGCCGACATCCGCGGGCTGCCGGACGTGGAACTGGTCAACACCCTGCTCTACGTCGACGTGCGCAAGGGCCTGTTCATGCCCGGCCGCCCGCTCGCGCCGGGGCTGCGCATCGACGACCGCGACCTCGCCATCATGCTGCGGCTCCAGTCCGACGGGCGGGAGAGCTTCGCCCGCACCGCCCAGCACGTCGGCCTGTCACCCTCGGCCACCCGCACCCGGGTGGGTTACCTGGTGGAGCACGAGGTCATCCGGATCGCGCCGGTGCTCAGCCGCGCGCGCCCGGACGCCGGGCTGGTGTGCGGGATCGGGCTCAACGTGCGCGGTGCCGGTGACGCGGTGACCGAGGCGCTCGCGGTCAGGGACGACGTCGAGTTCCTCGCTCGCACCATCGGCCGGTTCGACGTGGTCGCCACGATCGCCGCTCGCGCCGCCCGTGAACTCGACGAAGTCCTCGAAGAGATCGGCGGGCGCGAGGACGTGGTCAGCACCGAGGCCTGGGTGCACCTGCGCATCGCCAAGGAGCGCTACGAATGGCCCCTGCCCGAACTCACGTGA